One part of the Aspergillus luchuensis IFO 4308 DNA, chromosome 5, nearly complete sequence genome encodes these proteins:
- a CDS encoding uncharacterized protein (COG:E;~EggNog:ENOG410PKYJ;~InterPro:IPR029154,IPR002204,IPR036291,IPR006115, IPR008927,IPR013328;~PFAM:PF03807,PF03446,PF14833;~go_function: GO:0016491 - oxidoreductase activity [Evidence IEA];~go_function: GO:0050661 - NADP binding [Evidence IEA];~go_function: GO:0051287 - NAD binding [Evidence IEA];~go_process: GO:0055114 - oxidation-reduction process [Evidence IEA]), producing the protein MSLSRALPLRSERSALFRASPSTCRLTQHYALSGRTFSTSAQRDATWGFIGLGQMGYNMAKNLRAKIPETDTLIIRDVNEDNMSKFVKEAKEIARSSGAADDVSEVLVAQTARELAEKSSVIITSLPGPQHVKDVYHSILREGELPKLEEERLFIDTSTIDPASSKEIANAIQTTSQGRFVDAPVSGGVVGARAGTLSFMFGATSQTGQFLDRVRSVLLMMGKKAWHMGAPGAGVSGKLANNYILAINNIATAEAMNLGMRWGLDPKALAELVNSSTGRCWPMEVNNPVPGVVETAPASRGYEGGFGVSLMNKDLRLAITAAEESQTPLALADTAQKVYNAVEEEHRGKDFSVVYKWLKEHSQ; encoded by the exons ATGAGTCTCTCGCGTGCTCTGCCCCTTCGCAGTGAAAGGAGTGCCTTATTCAGAGCATCTCCTTCGACATGCCGTCTCACGCAACACTACGCTCTGTCTGGTCGCACATTCTCAACTTCTGCGCAACGGGATGCTACATGGGGATTCATTGGGCTGGGCCAAATGG GCTACAACATGGCTAAGAACCTGCGCGCTAAGATTCCTGAGACGGATACCTTGATTATTCGAGACGTGAATGAAGATAACATGTCTAAATTTGTGAAGGAAGCGAAAGAAATTGCTAGGAGCAGCGGCGCTGCTGACGACGTTTCGGAGGTTCTGGTGGCTCAGACCGCGAGAGAACTTGCGGAAAAGTCG TCCGTGATCATCACCAGCCTTCCAGGGCCGCAGCATGTCAAGGATGTCTATCACTCTATTCTACGAGAAGGTGAACTTCCCAAGCTAGAAGAAGAGCGACTGTTCATCGATACGTCAACAATCGACCCTGCTTCATCAAAGGAAATCGCGAACGCTATACAAACCACATCCCAAGGGCGCTTCGTCGATGCACCTGTATCgggtggtgtggtgggtgCGCGTGCTGGCACATTGAGCTTCATGTTCGGTGCCACTTCGCAGACTGGTCAATTTCTTGATCGCGTGCGATCCGTGCTACtcatgatggggaagaaggcgtGGCACATGGGCGCCCCGGGAGCCGGCGTTTCAGGCAAACTGGCGAACAATTACATCCTGGCGATCAACAACATTGCGACCGCGGAAGCAATGAACCTTGGCATGCGCTGGGGGTTGGATCCCAAGGCTTTGGCGGAGCTTGTTAATTCGTCGACTGGCCGGTGCTGGCCTATGGAAGTTAACAACCCCGTACCTGGTGTGGTCGAGACGGCACCGGCATCTCGTGGTTACGAGGGAGGGTTTGGAGTGAGTCTTATGAATAAGGATCTTCGACTGGCCATtactgctgcggaggagtcGCAAACACCTTTGGCGCTGGCAGATACTGCTCAGAAGGTGTATAATGCTGTTGAAGAGGAACACCGTGGGAAAGACTTTTCCGTGGTGTACAAGTGGCTGAAGGAGCACTCGCAATGA
- the TAO3 gene encoding putative cell morphogenesis protein (PAG1) (BUSCO:EOG092601YK;~COG:S;~EggNog:ENOG410PGFZ;~InterPro:IPR025614,IPR025481,IPR016024,IPR029473, IPR039867;~PFAM:PF14222,PF14225;~go_process: GO:0000902 - cell morphogenesis [Evidence IEA]), with protein MVPVLQSLSGREQRLESCSSNKAQVTVPQSQATTLSHRFRLQSNVRKITMHCNEWRLKPGQTSDNSMASHPSIKAGPIQPTPLPLIPDDSSPVSHHSFSTPPERLVTRSTPSSTVHSRETSTVRGGADLSALTPSSSQPQHSRRGNSHSKSPEPSAGRSGLGYDVGLERRPSNSYGHHRNTSIVHGIQHSRNPSFAASTTSTSPLSPELIASLGRGGAPDPEGTGAVRMEQNEGPSGFQGQGANGAVHSLQGTLSTIEDRDTDDVADGTLASTAHRRMNSNGKPWQERSHSRSHSRHHFGAESKTVGEYALHHLFNSFVGQADNKINQAIMKLGESDAPVEEVCGPGVDSNFDQLISALGHIAREKPKPLIDTIMLWRKAKGDAAIVAKQAAGQKTTSENGSLIRRNTEPPQIIAESASQTDSASPATTLYSRHDDVILAERRATVSVYLVCRVLIEIFNQSSLASITLDMADRLEDIVFGQLKTVDPEQISASPLRMANWRIYSQVLGIMSENNFTSVTARFLAELEKIQKDETLRGPSRDGDAKAELLILGMRHIRIKTQPDSWARSCEFLRSLARLFGNSHGQRVKQAYCYIFEKLLLPVAASPNSDLTLPKWKDFIELVQSRLSQMLTKPRHWTVAFPLHVLLLCVSTKENFSSQWLSLVQSLPPRLKDRPTRGPALQAMCRLLWTYFFRYSESPTATLRKVDEVSKIALPPGKRTYLSTEPAVAEPLIQLIRMIGFKHPDVCFRSIIFQMISSDLFLSGKELKIEQMEPEKMVIGIRSFLAIMTDIENSDQLCPPVPTGSIPNPFTDMSSPTYLHRPQFLAEPRLPNARGNKGDAVSRPVNTARLNENVRDYYFRFCDILGKITLLCDNTFGGQAALDEKFGGTTPKTPIAEAFSFGRRDDHPNILDQRQGFYDLLHVAVQALPRCLSDRIPFNSLINLLCTGTAHVQTNIASSSAESLKAIARQSHAQQVTIGFARFIFNFDARYSTMSDEGMLGPGHIESTLRLYVELLRIWIEEIKQKTKDAAADSGDKSGTGSRALQLDLSSVLAQVEEVESHGLFFLCSQSRRVRAFAITVLRLITEFDSALGKENTRIIRILEADSQQILDVNDEQLTVAERSRIQKGKRRSATQNTLIELCSSEVSYDSTLWSKVFPNIIRISFETCPFAVTLGREIVCARLVLMHKTITSLAESPQYPQYGPIDAIQARSFGRSNTTAEILIEQWKLYLVMACTTLNSVGAQSQSQLANAQHARKGSKGSQQSQDKISSARSLFAFVIPLLSAERSSIRNAIVIALGSINMNLYRTLLESLQYAVTTCNEEAKVRIGTHYRSPSSPRRNRKTDRLRTEVTHVYKLTSHFLKEPEVYNDDWIVNNLVTYAKDLRIFLSDAEVQNDWEFQRLRFHYCGLMEELFEGINRTKDPSRWIPFESRKSSFSLMEDWCGYSPNQSQISQREETMRRNAISQNHEAGELRNTAAAMEIEKKNLRAAALSAMASLCAGPISITTESGSVLQFDVGRMLSWVDIIFNTISDKWHAIGRRALKNLIIHNKEHSYLLERSIEMCYVTERPKALESYFEVVTEVLIEHKDYPLGFWRILGAVLVTLGSPKREIRMKSAKLLRILEERQQKSSRLQDFDISISDKTTAVYKLAQFETSKRLAKQHSDLAFTLFSEFSLHFRNLRPDSQRNMVAAILPWVQTMELQVDPNGGPTAKSYMLLANLFEITIRCSTILPNEVQALWQALATGPHGGNVQLVLDFIISLCLERKEQNFVDYAKQVVVFLAGTPAGSKVIEFFLLQVVPKHMVQERKDITPAPPDIRSLPYVTDLGTVLPVGNKQAGLSLGQVALIFLVDLMVAPVTLTMDDLVKLLHVVLILWDHYTLTVQEQAREMLVHLIHELIAAKVEDDAPIETRQSIEDFVESIRKSDPKVVWEYEDASDKEDEEDGSRVPPSMASVTRQVVGFFSLGYEGLNDLWAKEALNWATSCPVRHLACRSFQVFRCISMSLDSRMLADMLARLSNTIADEESDYRTFSMEILTTLKIIISSLAPTDLLRYPQLFWTTCACLNTIHETEFIESVGMLEKFLDRVDMSDPMVVSELIKGQPPKWEGGFDGLQDLIYKGLKSSESLNRTLDILHRLSALPNNELIGDGNRLLFAILANLSHFLRQFDSDVDDPKTLARATLLARVAESERCPRLAASLLGFANGQYKAENDFLNHIITEIRSYYFPRQDVQSLIFLMGLLTNTTNWFRVKVMKILCVLLPDMDMRRGEVTCHGPDLISPLLRLLQTDLCPQALQVMDHIMTVSANPMEKHHIRMSMASSSSSRAIRKEYERVQSLYGIPEPTGWSIPMPATQSSITRHNVHAVFYTCAEVDRMEVQETAPSEVEFHADEYNDTFFPMRADTMKSIDTQTDGNMGDIVQKLDSLDDFFEETDPVHATLDPISDSTLRGFTGTFADTNANLYDQQTAPILRKSLARTASTSSFHNGLAESRPSNLRFDSMGTPSPGTFTPQPQSQTARPVSHTRSVTSPVNHLFTPQSSSAHHNTPVIGFESAFLSDDEIEDGLADHKQAMPHPISQTRSATDGSSSLESMIRSGMRRLTGGAATNREKERQRDLVRAQQRAMAQTASSPRVPKVPAEYLMGPTSNPSSPAQQ; from the exons ATGGTCCCCGTGCTCCAGAGCCTCTCCGGTCGCGAGCAAAGGCTGGAAAGCTGCTCCAGCAACAAAGCTCAAGTGACGGTACCTCAATCCCAGGCAACCACCCTATCCCATCGATTTCGTCTCCAATCTAATGTGCGGAAGATAACCATGCACT GCAATGAGTGGCGTTTGAAACCCGGACAGACGTCGGACAACAGCA TGGCTTCACATCCGTCGATCAAGGCTGGTCCCATCCAGCCAACGCCATTGCCCCTCATCCCTGACGATTCGAGCCCTGTGTCGCACCATAGCTTTTCAACTCCACCAGAACGCCTTGTCACGAGAAGTACGCCATCGTCCACCGTGCACAGTCGGGAAACTTCCACGGTCAGAGGAGGTGCCGACCTATCCGCCTTAaccccttcatcctcacAACCTCAACACTCTCGCCGCGGCAACTCCCATTCCAAAAGTCCCGAACCAAGCGCTGGGAGGTCTGGTCTTGGGTACGATGTCGGCTTGGAGAGGAGACCATCCAACTCTTACGGTCATCATCGAAATACTTCGATTGTCCATGGAATCCAACACTCCCGAAATCCCAGTTTCGCTGCCTCTACAACCTCTACAAGCCCGCTCAGCCCCGAATTGATCGCTTCGCTCGGCCGCGGTGGCGCCCCCGACCCAGAAGGCACAGGCGCTGTACGGATGGAGCAGAACGAGGGACCCTCGGGCTTCCAGGGCCAAGGGGCCAATGGAGCGGTGCACAGTCTGCAGGGCACACTAAGCACCATAGAGGATAGAGATACGGATGATGTCGCTGATGGGACCCTGGCGAGTACAGCTCACAGGAGAATGAACTCCAACGGAAAGCCGTGGCAGGAGCGGTCCCATAGCCGTTCGCACTCGAGGCACCATTTTGGAGCAGAGTCGAAGACGGTTGGGGAATACGCTTTGCACCATCTCTTCAATTCC TTTGTAGGTCAAGCGGACAACAAGATCAACCAGGCTATAATGAAGCTGGGTGAGTCAGACGCGCCAGTTGAAGAGGTATGCGGACCGGGCGTCGATTCAAACTTTGATCAATTGATCTCTGCTTTGGGTCATATCGCGCGAGAGAAACCGAAGCCTCTGATTGATACGATCATGCTATGGCGAAAGGCCAAAGGCGATGCTGCTATTGTGGCCAAACAGGCCGCTGGTCAGAAGACTACATCTGAAAATGGGTCCCTGATACGCCGCAACACTGAGCCACCCCAGATCATCGCAGAATCGGCTTCTCAGACTGACTCGGCGTCTCCTGCGACTACACTTTACTCCCGGCACGACGATGTCATCTTGGCGGAGCGGCGTGCGACGGTGTCCGTTTACCTGGTTTGCAGGGTTTTGATCGAGATATTCAACCAGAGCAGTCTTGCTTCGATCACATTGGACATGGCGGACCGCTTAGAGGATATAGTCTTCGGTCAACTTAAAACAGTAGACCCCGAACAGATCTCAGCTTCGCCTCTTCGCATGGCGAACTGGAGGATTTACTCCCAAGTGCTAGGGATCATGAGCGAAAACAACTTCACCAGCGTCACAGCTCGGTTTTTGGCAGAGCTTGAAAAAATCCAGAAGGATGAGACACTTCGTGGGCCTTCCAGAGATGGTGACGCCAAAGCCGAACTCCTAATCCTAGGGATGAGGCATATTCGGATTAAGACACAACCCGACTCATGGGCTCGCTCTTGCGAATTTCTACGCTCACTGGCCCGATTGTTCGGTAACTCTCATGGGCAACGGGTCAAACAGGCATATTGTTATATCTTTGAAAAGTTACTCCTACCTGTGGCTGCAAGTCCCAACTCTGACTTGACGTTGCCTAAGTGGAAAGACTTTATAGAGCTAGTCCAGTCCCGTCTGTCACAGATGCTAACCAAGCCTCGTCATTGGACTGTGgctttccccctccacgTGCTGCTCTTGTGCGTGTCGACGAAGGAAAACTTCTCCTCACAGTGGCTTTCACTGGTCCAGTCGCTCCCACCGAGATTGAAAGACCGGCCAACGAGAGGGCCTGCCCTACAGGCAATGTGTCGCTTGCTGTGGACCTACTTCTTCCGGTATTCAGAATCGCCCACAGCTACACTGCGTAAAGTCGACGAAGTGTCGAAAATCGCGCTTCCGCCGGGCAAAAGGACATATCTGAGTACAGAACCGGCCGTTGCAGAACCTCTTATCCAACTAATACGGATGATTGGCTTTAAGCATCCTGACGTCTGTTTCAGAAGCATTATCTTTCAAATGATCAGCTCGgatctttttctctccggGAAAGAGCTAAAGATCGAACAGATGGAGCCGGAAAAGATGGTGATTGGAATCAGGtccttcctcgccatcatGACAGACATCGAGAACTCTGATCAGCTTTGCCCTCCCGTGCCCACCGGTTCGATCCCCAACCCATTCACCGACATGTCCTCTCCAACCTATCTCCACCGTCCTCAGTTCCTGGCTGAACCCCGGCTTCCAAATGCCCGAGGGAATAAGGGGGATGCAGTATCACGGCCTGTCAACACAGCAAGACTGAATGAGAATGTCAGAGACTATTATTTCCGGTTCTGTGACATCCTTGGCAAGATAACTCTTTTATGCGACAACACCTTCGGAGGACAGGCAGCACTGGATGAGAAATTCGGCGGGACAACTCCCAAGACCCCGATTGCGGAGGCCTTCAGTTTTGGAAGACGGGATGATCATCCTAACATTCTAGATCAGAGACAGGGCTTCTACGATCTTCTTCACGTCGCGGTCCAAGCCCTGCCTCGCTGTTTATCCGATCGTATACCATTCAATTCTCTTATCAATCTGCTTTGTACTGGCACTGCTCATGTTCAAACAAACATAGCGTCCTCATCTGCCGAGTCTCTGAAAGCAATTGCACGGCAATCTCATGCCCAGCAGGTGACGATCGGTTTCGCAAGGTTTATCTTCAATTTCGACGCGAGATATTCCACCATGTCAGACGAAGGCATGCTTGGGCCAGGCCACATCGAATCTACATTGAGATTGTATGTCGAGTTGCTGAGGATCTGGATTGAGGAGATCAAGCAGAAGACTAAAGATGCAGCGGCGGACTCTGGCGATAAGTCTGGTACTGGGAGCAGAGCTCTGCAATTGGACCTTTCCAGCGTTCTCGCCCAGGTCGAGGAGGTGGAGTCACACGGCTTATTCTTCCTTTGCTCGCAATCGAGGAGGGTTCGCGCTTTTGCGATCACCGTGCTCCGCCTGATTACGGAATTTGACAGCGCCCTCGGCAAGGAGAATACGCGAATCATCCGGATCTTGGAGGCCGACTCGCAACAGATATTGGACGTCAATGACGAACAACTAACTGTGGCTGAGAGGAGTCGCATCCAGAAAGGCAAGCGAAGAAGCGCCACTCAAAACACGCTGATTGAGCTGTGCAGCAGTGAAGTCTCCTATGACTCTACACTATGGTCGAAGGTATTTCCCAATATCATTCGGATTAGCTTCGAGACCTGTCCTTTCGCTGTGACGTTGGGCCGTGAGATCGTGTGTGCGAGACTTGTCCTGATGCACAAGACCATTACGTCGCTTGCGGAGAGTCCTCAGTATCCTCAATACGGTCCGATTGATGCCATTCAAGCTCGCTCATTCGGTAGGAGTAACACAACCGCCGAGATCTTGATTGAGCAGTGGAAACTGTATTTGGTCATGGCCTGTACCACGCTCAACAGCGTAGGCGCACAGTCCCAGAGTCAACTGGCAAACGCTCAGCATGCACGGAAGGGATCGAAAGGGTCACAACAGTCGCAGGATAAAATAAGCTCCGCCCGAAGCCTCTTTGCCTTTGTGATCCCGTTGCTATCAGCCGAGCGTTCTTCTATACGAAACGCTATAGTGATTGCCCTAGGCTCGATCAACATGAACCTATACCGCACCCTACTCGAATCTCTACAGTACGCCGTTACCACTTGCAACGAAGAAGCTAAGGTCCGGATTGGTACACATTATCGTTCTCCGAGCAGCCCACGGCGCAATCGCAAGACAGACCGGTTGCGCACTGAAGTTACGCATGTGTATAAACTAACGTCCCACTTCCTCAAAGAACCCGAAGTCTACAACGATGACTGGATTGTCAACAACCTTGTCACCTATGCAAAGGACTTGCGGATATTCTTGAGTGATGCCGAGGTGCAGAACGACTGGGAGTTTCAGCGCCTTCGCTTCCACTACTGCGGGCTTATGGAGGAGCTCTTCGAGGGTATCAATCGTACCAAGGACCCTTCTCGCTGGATACCTTTCGAGTCAAGAAagtcttccttttctcttatGGAGGACTGGTGCGGATACTCGCCTAATCAGTCTCAGATCTCGCAACGTGAGGAAACAATGCGGAGGAATGCCATCTCACAGAACCATGAGGCTGGCGAATTGCGTAATACTGCCGCAGCCATggaaatagagaagaagaatctGCGCGCAGCAGCCCTTAGTGCAATGGCATCCTTGTGT GCTGGGCCGATTAGTATTACCACAGAGAGCGGGTCGGTACTCCAATTTGACGTGGGCCGAATGCTTTCTTGGGTTgatatcatcttcaacacaATCAGTGACAAGTGGCACGCCATTGGTAGACGGGCCCtcaaaaatttaattatccaCAACAAGGAGCACTCATACTTGTTGGAACGGTCCATAGAGATGTGCTACGTCACAGAGCGACCGAAGGCATTGGAGAGCTACTTTGAAGTCGTAACCGAAGTGCTCATCGAGCATAAGGATTATCCGCTTGGGTTTTGGAGAATCTTGGGTGCCGTACTTGTTACACTTGGTAGCCCGAAACGGGAGATCAGAATGAAGTCTGCTAAGCTGCTTCGGATTTTGGAAGAGCGACAACAGAAGAGTTCAAGATTACAAGACTTCGACATCAGCATTTCCGACAAGACGACCGCCGTCTACAAGCTTGCGCAATTCGAGACCTCGAAACGTTTGGCGAAGCAACACTCTGACCTGGCCTTCACTCTTTTCTCCGAGTTCTCATTGCACTTTCGGAATCTGCGGCCGGACAGTCAGCGGAACATGGTGGCTGCCATCCTTCCATGGGTCCAGACAATGGAGCTTCAAGTCGATCCGAATGGCGGCCCAACAGCCAAGTCATATATGCTTCTGGCCAATCTGTTTGAGATTACGATCCGCTGCAGTACTATTCTTCCAAACGAGGTTCAGGCCCTTTGGCAAGCTCTGGCCACCGGCCCGCATGGTGGCAATGTGCAACTAGTGCTTGACTTCATCATCAGCCTCTGTCTGGAACGAAAAGAGCAGAACTTTGTGGATTATGCCAAACAGGTTGTCGTGTTCCTGGCAGGTACTCCTGCTGGCTCCAAAGTCATCGAATTTTTCTTGTTGCAGGTCGTTCCTAAGCACATGGtacaagaaaggaaagatatCACGCCAGCGCCACCTGATATCAGAAGCCTACCTTATGTCACAGACCTCGGAACAGTACTTCCTGTTGGGAACAAGCAAGCCGGCCTTTCCTTGGGCCAAGTCGCGCTGATATTCCTCGTTGACTTGATGGTTGCGCCAGTTACACTGACCATGGACGATTTGGTCAAATTACTTCATGTTGTCCTTATACTCTGGGACCATTATACGCTCACTGTGCAAGAGCAAGCCAGGGAAATGCTCGTTCATCTGATACACGAGTTGATCGCTGCAAAGGTTGAGGATGACGCGCCCATCGAAACACGGCAATCCATTGAAGATTTTGTGGAATCGATCCGTAAGAGCGATCCGAAGGTTGTGTGGGAATACGAAGACGCCAGtgacaaagaagatgaagaggatggcaGCCGTGTTCCGCCGTCAATGGCCTCTGTCACTCGCCAAGTAGTTGGTTTCTTTAGCCTTGGATATGAGGGGCTGAACGACCTATGGGCGAAAGAAGCGTTGAACTGGGCGACGTCATGTCCGGTGCGACATCTCGCCTGTCGGTCGTTCCAAGTGTTTCGTTGCATATCCATGTCTCTCGACTCTCGGATGCTGGCTGATATGTTGGCTCGTCTGTCGAACACTATTGCAGACGAAGAGTCGGACTATCGAACTTTCTCCATGGAAATCCTTACGACACTTAAGATCATTATCAGCTCTTTGGCGCCTACTGACCTGCTGCGTTATCCCCAGCTGTTCTGGACTACATGTGCGTGCTTGAATACCATCCACGAAACGGAGTTTATTGAAAGCGTTGGCATGCTTGAGAAATTCCTGGACCGCGTCGACATGAGTGACCCCATGGTAGTTTCAGAGCTCATCAAAGGCCAACCGCCAAAGTGGGAAGGTGGCTTTGATGGTCTCCAGGATTTGATCTACAAGGGTCTCAAGTCATCAGAATCATTGAATCGAACACTGGACATCCTGCACCGATTAAGTGCCCTTCCAAACAACGAGCTCATTGGTGATGGTAACAGGTTATTATTTGCCATATTAGCCAACCTGTCTCACTTTTTGCGTCAATTTGACTCCGATGTTGACGATCCCAAGACATTGGCGCGCGCGACACTGCTGGCAAGGGTCGCTGAAAGTGAAAGATGCCCCCGGCTAGCAGCTTCACTGCTCGGGTTTGCCAACGGCCAATACAAGGCGGAGAACGATTTCCTGAACCATATTATCACGGAAATTCGGTCTTATTACTTCCCCCGCCAGGATGTTCAAAGTCTTATTTTCCTCATGGGCTTGCTGACCAATACAACAAACTGGTTCCGCGTCAAGGTCATGAAAATACTATGCGTGCTGTTACCTGACATGGACATGCGTCGTGGAGAAGTGACGTGTCATGGGCCTGATCtgatctctcctctcttgcGACTGCTACAAACGGATCTCTGTCCCCAAGCTTTGCAGGTCATGGACCACATCATGACCGTCTCGGCCAATCCAATGGAGAAGCATCACATCCGGATGAGCAtggcttcctcgtcgtcttctcGGGCTATCCGAAAGGAGTACGAGCGCGTGCAGAGCTTGTATGGCATACCAGAGCCGACCGGATGGTCGATACCCATGCCTGCGACGCAATCAAGCATCACACGACACAACGTCCATGCAGTGTTCTACACTTGCGCGGAGGTCGACCGGATGGAAGTGCAGGAGACAGCACCCTCTGAGGTGGAGTTCCACGCCGACGAGTATAACGACACGTTCTTCCCCATGCGGGCGGACACGATGAAATCTATCGATACGCAAACGGACGGCAACATGGGCGACATCGTCCAGAAGCTAGACAGTCTGGATGACTTCTTCGAGGAGACAGACCCGGTGCACGCAACGCTGGACCCTATTTCCGATTCAACCCTACGGGGCTTTACTGGTACATTTGCCGATACCAACGCCAATCTGTACGATCAGCAAACTGCGCCAATCCTCCGCAAGTCCCTTGCCCGAACCGCCTCAACGTCCTCATTTCATAATGGACTTGCTGAGTCCCGTCCGTCCAATCTGCGCTTCGACAGCATGGGAACACCATCTCCTGGGACATTTACGCCTCAGCCTCAGAGCCAAACTGCACGGCCCGTTTCCCACACGCGCTCCGTCACGTCTCCAGTCAATCATTTGTTCACGCCTCAGAGTTCTAGTGCACACCATAACACGCCCGTGATCGGATTTGAGTCGGCATTCCTATCCGATGACGAGATTGAGGACGGCTTGGCTGATCACAAACAAGCCATGCCGCATCCTATCAGTCAAACGCGCAGTGCCACGGACGGGTCCTCATCCCTTGAATCCATGATCCGCAGCGGTATGCGACGACTCACCGGCGGGGCAGCTACGAATcgggaaaaggagagacagCGTGATCTGGTTCGAGCTCAACAACGAGCAATGGCTCAGACGGCCAGCTCACCGCGCGTGCCCAAGGTGCCTGCGGAGTATCTGATGGGGCCAACGAGCAACCCATCTTCCCCAGCACAACAGTGA
- a CDS encoding alpha/beta fold hydrolase (COG:S;~EggNog:ENOG410PVIQ;~InterPro:IPR029058) yields the protein MTPLPTQTHGPPTGHPILIIPGWEMTPETEMYDFEPIFTTLPNSNLRRIYIALPGTASTPARNITSLDDIYHHLVHFIDTTLGDARFMLIGSSCGAYLARAIAQKYVTRIDGLLLRVPLVQPEDAKRDVDRIEPLIKNEKLMNGLGEEDKTLLGVENGGKVLVQTEGYVGELVRKYREVYVPAEEGADKGVLDRIRGDVGRYRLSEGVLGNGNGGEKLMAPTLVVCGRQDESVGYRDCLGLLERYPRATFAVLDRGTHGLPVDASERGVFGVLVRDWVFRVGEWRDSHH from the coding sequence AtgacccccctccccacccaaacCCACGGCCCACCCACCGGCCACCCGATCCTAATAATCCCAGGATGGGAAATGACGCCCGAAACAGAAATGTACGATTTCGAgcccatcttcaccaccctccccaactcCAACTTGCGCCGAATCTACATCGCCCTACCAGGAACGGCCTCCACCCCAGCAAGAAACATCACCTCCCTCGACGACATCTACCACCACCTCGTGCACTTCATCGACACAACTCTAGGAGATGCTCGCTTCATGTTGATCGGATCCTCCTGCGGGGCGTATCTTGCGCGTGCAATCGCTCAGAAGTACGTGACTCGGATAGATGGGTTACTTCTCAGAGTGCCGTTGGTTCAGCCGGAGGATGCGAAGCGGGATGTTGATAGGATTGAACCACTTATCAAGAATGAAAAACTCATGAATGGgcttggtgaggaggataagACGCTTCTCGGAGTTGAGAACGGGGGGAAAGTGCTGGTGCAGACGGAGGGGTATGTGGGGGAGTTAGTGAGGAAGTATCGGGAGGTGTATGTtcctgcggaggagggggctgATAAGGGGGTTTTGGATCGGATAAGGGGGGATGTGGGGAGGTATCGGTTGAGTGAGGGGGTGcttgggaatgggaatggtggggagaagttgatggcGCCGACGCTGGTGGTTTGTGGGAGGCAGGATGAGAGCGTGGGGTATAGAGATTGTTTGGGTCTGTTGGAGAGGTATCCTAGGGCGACGTTTGCGGTGCTGGATCGTGGGACGCATGGGTTGCCGGTGGATGCGAgtgagaggggggtgttTGGGGTGTTGGTTAGGGATTGGGTTTTTAGGGTGGGGGAGTGGAGGGATAGTCATCATTGA